The proteins below come from a single Hyphomicrobium denitrificans ATCC 51888 genomic window:
- a CDS encoding DNA cytosine methyltransferase — MKPGLIIDNFAGGGGASLGVEMACWKGPDIAINHDAIALGLHATNHPHTEHHVEDVWAVDPRAVTKGRPVSLAWFSPDCKHFSKAKGGKPVEKKIRGLAWVVIRWAVAVKPQLIILENVEEFQDWGPLGPDNLPCPERKGRTFRLFVERLRQAGYEVDWRELKACDYGAPTIRKRLFLIARRDGLPIVWPEPTHAKPGSLEVGAGLRKPWRTAAECIDWSLPCPSIFGRGRPLAEKTMARIARGVQRYVIDAERPFIINLTHGGRVEDIDEPFKTLTGAHRGEKALVAPFLTKFRANSTGQSLDDPMCSVTANSFIKRPGGAPPIGLVAPFFVPRHGEHATQEPRCRDVEQPMPTVTATANGAGLVAAFMAQHNGGMVGHSLEEPVSTLTAKCSHQQLVSTFLTKMYGSCKDGQDMRQPFGTVTAQGQHLAEVRAFLMKYYGTGGQHQGCDEPMHTATAKARLGLVTVAGVDYQIVDIGMRMLSPRELFRAQGFPDSYVIDRLPDGTPISKTDQIRLCGNSVCPPLARAIIAANFGNQVVREGGRVAA; from the coding sequence ATGAAACCGGGTCTGATCATCGATAACTTCGCGGGCGGCGGCGGGGCGTCGCTCGGTGTTGAAATGGCGTGCTGGAAGGGGCCGGATATCGCGATCAATCACGACGCGATCGCGCTGGGCCTGCACGCCACCAATCATCCGCATACCGAGCACCACGTCGAGGACGTCTGGGCCGTCGATCCGCGCGCGGTGACGAAGGGCCGGCCGGTGTCGCTGGCGTGGTTTTCACCGGACTGCAAGCATTTCTCGAAGGCCAAAGGCGGCAAGCCCGTCGAGAAGAAAATTCGCGGACTGGCTTGGGTCGTGATCCGCTGGGCCGTCGCGGTGAAGCCTCAGCTCATCATCCTTGAGAATGTTGAAGAGTTCCAGGACTGGGGACCTCTGGGTCCGGACAATCTGCCATGTCCGGAAAGAAAAGGCCGGACTTTCCGGCTTTTCGTCGAACGCTTGCGCCAGGCCGGGTACGAGGTCGACTGGCGCGAACTCAAGGCCTGCGACTACGGCGCGCCGACAATCCGCAAGCGCCTGTTTCTGATCGCGCGCCGGGATGGACTGCCGATCGTCTGGCCGGAGCCGACGCACGCGAAGCCGGGTTCGCTCGAGGTCGGGGCCGGACTGAGAAAGCCGTGGCGGACGGCCGCCGAATGCATCGACTGGTCGTTGCCCTGCCCCTCGATCTTCGGACGTGGGCGTCCGCTCGCCGAGAAGACGATGGCGCGTATCGCACGCGGCGTGCAGCGGTATGTCATCGATGCGGAGCGGCCGTTCATCATCAACCTGACGCATGGCGGCCGCGTCGAGGACATCGACGAACCGTTCAAGACGCTGACCGGCGCGCATCGCGGCGAGAAGGCGCTCGTCGCGCCGTTCCTTACGAAATTCCGCGCGAACAGCACCGGACAGTCGCTCGATGATCCGATGTGCTCAGTCACGGCAAACAGCTTCATCAAGCGGCCGGGCGGGGCGCCACCAATCGGCTTGGTGGCGCCGTTCTTCGTGCCGCGCCACGGCGAGCATGCGACGCAGGAGCCGCGCTGCCGCGACGTCGAGCAGCCGATGCCGACGGTCACCGCCACGGCAAACGGCGCCGGGCTCGTCGCCGCGTTCATGGCGCAGCACAACGGCGGCATGGTCGGTCATTCGCTCGAAGAGCCAGTCTCGACGCTCACCGCAAAATGCAGCCATCAGCAGCTCGTCTCGACGTTTCTTACGAAGATGTACGGCAGCTGCAAAGACGGCCAGGACATGCGCCAGCCGTTCGGGACCGTCACGGCGCAGGGCCAGCACCTTGCCGAGGTGCGCGCCTTCCTGATGAAATATTACGGCACTGGCGGGCAGCATCAGGGCTGCGATGAGCCGATGCACACCGCAACGGCAAAGGCCCGTCTCGGCCTCGTGACCGTCGCCGGCGTCGACTACCAGATCGTCGACATCGGCATGCGGATGCTGTCGCCGCGCGAGTTGTTCCGCGCTCAGGGCTTCCCCGACAGCTACGTCATAGATCGGCTGCCGGACGGCACGCCGATTTCGAAGACGGACCAGATCCGGCTTTGCGGCAACTCCGTCTGCCCGCCGCTCGCGCGCGCAATCATTGCTGCGAACTTCGGGAACCAGGTCGTGCGTGAAGGCGGGAGGGTCGCAGCATGA
- a CDS encoding outer membrane protein: MSRSLLAMTFALAAATPVLAGEPSWTGPYIGAHVGGAWGNASTTDDPRDWGNDPKFIGPFDQNPVGVIAGLTAGYNVQLSNIVLGVEGDIGYLGLDSALDTPSSQSGNHQSIVLDSGIYGAVTARAGFLATPSTLVYGKGGFAFYNGDATQSTTADGYVFHGTGTFTGWVAGGGIEQRLTDNLSIKVEYLHFDFGSQAGDQTSISDPPVGHVYGNSTRIDADTVKAGLNYHF; encoded by the coding sequence ATGAGCAGGTCTTTGCTTGCCATGACGTTTGCGCTTGCCGCCGCGACGCCCGTGCTCGCCGGCGAGCCATCCTGGACCGGCCCCTATATCGGCGCCCATGTCGGCGGCGCTTGGGGCAACGCGTCGACAACCGACGACCCCAGGGACTGGGGAAACGATCCGAAATTCATCGGGCCGTTCGACCAGAACCCGGTGGGCGTGATTGCCGGTCTCACCGCGGGCTACAACGTGCAGCTCAGCAACATCGTGCTCGGCGTCGAGGGCGACATCGGATACCTCGGGCTCGACAGCGCACTCGACACGCCATCGTCGCAATCCGGGAACCATCAATCGATCGTTCTCGACAGCGGCATCTACGGTGCTGTCACGGCGCGCGCGGGATTCCTCGCAACGCCGTCCACGCTCGTTTACGGCAAGGGCGGCTTCGCCTTCTACAACGGCGACGCAACGCAATCGACGACAGCCGATGGCTACGTCTTCCACGGCACCGGCACGTTCACCGGCTGGGTCGCGGGCGGGGGCATCGAGCAGCGCTTGACCGACAATCTGTCGATCAAGGTCGAATACCTGCACTTCGATTTCGGTTCGCAGGCGGGCGATCAGACCAGCATCAGCGATCCGCCGGTCGGCCACGTCTACGGCAACAGCACGCGCATCGACGCCGACACCGTGAAAGCAGGCCTCAACTACCATTTCTGA
- a CDS encoding DnaA N-terminal domain-containing protein, whose product MSVEAIAYVKSLDLGEFEKARLLIYVIGENTLNDDYTCRIGIEQLAYETRVNEKTVRRQLENLASRETADGTRCPPIILRKKRYPEAGGRLPDALRLVGFKRWYFANYGVSKRAHKAKSNGAPSAKSRAPLPDKMSGSPSGLPACPVSADNKVSVTYNRTLTVGSEEARAGAPSEDFKFDLEGKGVRDRLLAKLGAEVFRSWFADVIFRQFDAATAVAETNLKFKRDWLRSHYERVILDACRAEYGADIARVEFVWLSRKGIAA is encoded by the coding sequence GTGTCTGTCGAGGCCATCGCCTATGTGAAATCGCTCGATCTTGGCGAGTTCGAAAAGGCGCGCCTGCTGATCTATGTCATCGGCGAAAACACGCTGAACGACGACTACACCTGTCGGATCGGCATTGAGCAGCTGGCGTACGAAACGCGCGTCAACGAGAAAACCGTTCGCCGCCAGCTCGAGAATTTGGCCAGCCGTGAGACCGCCGACGGGACACGGTGCCCGCCAATCATTTTGCGCAAGAAGCGGTATCCGGAAGCTGGCGGCCGTCTTCCGGACGCGTTGCGTCTCGTCGGTTTCAAGCGCTGGTATTTCGCAAATTACGGCGTCTCGAAACGTGCGCACAAGGCGAAATCCAACGGCGCTCCGAGCGCGAAATCTCGCGCACCCCTTCCGGACAAAATGTCCGGTAGCCCTTCCGGACTCCCTGCATGTCCGGTGTCAGCGGACAATAAGGTGTCCGTTACATATAACCGTACTTTAACCGTAGGTAGTGAAGAGGCGCGCGCGGGCGCGCCAAGTGAAGATTTTAAATTTGATTTGGAAGGGAAGGGCGTTCGCGATCGGCTGCTCGCCAAGCTTGGCGCAGAGGTTTTCCGATCCTGGTTCGCCGATGTGATCTTCCGGCAGTTCGACGCCGCGACGGCCGTTGCCGAAACCAATCTCAAATTCAAACGCGACTGGCTGCGCTCGCACTACGAGCGCGTGATCCTCGACGCCTGCCGCGCTGAGTACGGCGCCGACATCGCCCGCGTCGAGTTCGTCTGGCTCAGCAGGAAAGGCATCGCGGCATGA
- a CDS encoding MarR family winged helix-turn-helix transcriptional regulator codes for MTKANYEALAEFRWELRKFLAFSEAAANGAGVTPQQHQLMLSVKGAPGRDSLSVGEIADRLLLRHHTVVELVDRLSDLGLVERNPDPTDGRKIQVSLTKSGNATIDKLSTIHVEELKSIRPTLRKLLRTFQRR; via the coding sequence GTGACGAAAGCGAATTATGAGGCGCTCGCGGAATTCCGCTGGGAGCTGCGAAAGTTTCTTGCGTTCAGCGAGGCGGCCGCGAATGGCGCGGGCGTCACGCCGCAGCAGCATCAGCTGATGCTCTCGGTCAAGGGCGCGCCCGGACGGGACTCTCTCAGCGTCGGGGAGATCGCAGACCGGCTGCTGCTCCGCCACCATACCGTCGTCGAGCTTGTCGACAGGCTCTCGGATCTCGGCCTGGTGGAGCGCAATCCCGATCCGACCGATGGGCGGAAAATTCAGGTCTCGCTGACGAAGTCCGGGAACGCGACAATCGACAAGCTGTCGACCATCCATGTCGAAGAACTGAAAAGCATTCGTCCGACGCTGCGCAAGCTGTTGCGGACGTTCCAGCGGCGCTAA
- a CDS encoding helix-turn-helix domain-containing protein, with protein MDRIRKNLADGLKQKDMSMAELSRRLGRNDAYVQQFISGKQQSIPYEERILAAEILDMSPDLLDAAHQMAARAQPTEFREDATLYVPKPGHFLSTMPKHYLSLKQESTSLDQHPERIRKGDVMIFDLNASDPAKIPPLTIVAVQLCSRKELTKSLGTATLVFIPPNKLITNSSEFNEIISMDDETLPYVPVIRGSFVSVIREIN; from the coding sequence ATGGACCGGATTCGCAAGAACTTAGCCGATGGGCTGAAGCAGAAAGACATGTCGATGGCGGAGCTTTCCCGTCGCCTGGGACGCAACGATGCCTATGTTCAACAGTTCATCAGCGGGAAGCAGCAATCGATCCCTTATGAGGAGCGAATTTTGGCCGCAGAGATCCTAGATATGAGCCCGGACCTGCTCGATGCAGCACATCAAATGGCGGCACGGGCACAGCCGACCGAGTTCCGAGAAGATGCGACGCTGTATGTCCCGAAGCCGGGCCACTTCCTGTCGACAATGCCGAAGCACTATTTGTCATTGAAGCAGGAATCGACCTCGCTCGACCAGCATCCGGAGCGTATCCGGAAGGGCGACGTGATGATCTTTGACCTGAACGCCAGCGACCCAGCGAAAATTCCGCCGTTGACGATCGTGGCCGTGCAACTGTGCAGCCGCAAGGAACTCACCAAGTCTCTCGGCACGGCAACGCTGGTCTTCATCCCGCCGAATAAATTGATCACCAACAGCAGCGAGTTCAACGAGATCATTTCAATGGACGACGAGACGCTGCCTTATGTGCCGGTGATCCGTGGAAGCTTCGTCTCAGTGATCCGAGAGATCAACTGA
- a CDS encoding 3'-5' exonuclease — MGSLQRILFVDTETTGLRRPSAASEDHDRVISIGFFDTDASALQAGFCRGKFGYFIFNPQQASAAGARRVHGYSDRILAQQDTFASCADMLFPAFGSADLIVSHNTDFDRPFVESEFAGAGRSLRGKSWHCTMQAERARGGGSASLDASIDRLGIQRQSGRHGALEDAWLAMMLYLAQNGIRLPDQQYRPHCDPMNYRELVRKKVAVS, encoded by the coding sequence ATGGGGTCGTTGCAGCGCATTCTTTTTGTCGATACCGAAACCACCGGCCTTAGGCGGCCGTCAGCGGCGTCGGAAGATCATGATCGCGTCATCAGCATCGGATTTTTCGACACCGATGCCAGTGCCCTGCAGGCAGGGTTCTGTCGCGGCAAATTCGGGTACTTTATTTTCAATCCACAACAGGCCAGCGCCGCTGGCGCGCGGCGCGTACACGGGTATTCAGACCGGATCCTGGCTCAGCAGGATACGTTCGCATCGTGCGCCGACATGCTTTTCCCGGCCTTCGGTTCGGCTGACTTGATCGTATCCCACAATACCGATTTCGACCGGCCGTTCGTCGAGTCCGAGTTCGCCGGTGCTGGGCGGTCGCTTCGCGGCAAATCCTGGCACTGCACGATGCAAGCTGAACGAGCGCGCGGCGGCGGTTCGGCGAGTCTCGACGCATCAATTGATAGATTGGGTATCCAACGCCAATCGGGGCGCCACGGCGCCCTCGAAGATGCGTGGCTCGCAATGATGCTCTATCTCGCTCAAAACGGTATTCGATTGCCCGACCAGCAATATCGACCGCACTGCGATCCTATGAATTATCGCGAACTCGTACGGAAAAAAGTCGCCGTCAGTTGA
- a CDS encoding MT-A70 family methyltransferase: MTLHVEPLLFSEAEMRGYWPWPHLTAGAYDFIMADPPWRFELYSEKGEEKSAQAHYRTMTIGDIRALPVAGLAADDCLLWMWATAPMLDEQIGVLKAWGFEFKTSGVWVKTTVNDKIAFGTGYVLRNAHEPFLIGTRGNPETARNVRSVVMGRVREHSQKPEEAYRAAEQMMPGARRVELFSRTNRKGWDVWGDETGKLGEVSA, encoded by the coding sequence GTGACCCTCCACGTCGAACCCCTGCTGTTCTCCGAAGCCGAGATGCGCGGGTACTGGCCTTGGCCGCATCTGACGGCCGGAGCCTACGACTTCATCATGGCCGATCCGCCGTGGCGGTTCGAACTCTACTCCGAGAAGGGCGAGGAGAAGTCGGCGCAGGCGCATTATCGCACGATGACGATCGGCGACATCCGCGCGTTGCCGGTCGCCGGTCTCGCGGCGGACGATTGTCTGCTCTGGATGTGGGCGACGGCCCCGATGCTCGACGAGCAGATCGGGGTTCTGAAAGCCTGGGGCTTTGAATTCAAAACGTCCGGCGTCTGGGTCAAGACGACCGTCAACGACAAGATCGCATTCGGGACCGGCTACGTGCTTCGCAACGCGCACGAGCCTTTCCTGATCGGCACGCGCGGCAATCCGGAGACGGCGCGCAACGTGCGTTCCGTCGTCATGGGGCGCGTTCGTGAACATTCGCAAAAGCCGGAAGAAGCCTATCGCGCTGCTGAGCAGATGATGCCCGGCGCGCGTCGCGTCGAATTGTTTTCCCGCACGAACCGAAAGGGCTGGGACGTGTGGGGGGATGAAACAGGAAAGCTCGGCGAGGTGTCGGCATGA
- a CDS encoding lytic murein transglycosylase, whose product MRLNSSFSRIASLRVALVLASLCASATAGVAAQCGNGPQGFDAWLQGFKSRAAAQGIKPETVSRALSGVTYDPTVIRLDRSQHSFKLSFQQFYARRVNGALINRGKSLMRTHRATLDRIEKRFGVPGAVIVAIWGLETHYGADASARYSILRSLATLAYDCRRSEFFTGQLLDAIRIVGRGDLSPSQMRGGWAGEIGQTQFLPTPYVRYAVDFDGNGHRDLVRSVPDILASTANFLASHGWQRGGSWQPGSANYGVIGQWNKAEVYQRTIAAMATQLAGGG is encoded by the coding sequence ATGCGTTTGAATTCAAGCTTCTCGAGAATCGCGTCGTTGCGTGTTGCGCTCGTATTGGCTTCGCTGTGTGCGTCGGCAACAGCTGGCGTCGCCGCCCAGTGCGGTAACGGACCGCAAGGCTTTGATGCCTGGCTGCAAGGCTTCAAATCCCGGGCGGCAGCACAAGGCATAAAGCCCGAGACAGTTTCGCGCGCGCTGTCAGGCGTTACGTATGACCCGACCGTCATTCGCCTCGATCGGTCGCAGCATTCCTTCAAGCTCAGCTTTCAGCAATTCTATGCACGCCGGGTCAACGGCGCCCTCATCAATCGCGGCAAGTCTTTGATGCGCACGCATCGCGCCACGTTGGACCGTATCGAAAAGCGGTTCGGCGTTCCGGGAGCGGTCATCGTCGCGATCTGGGGATTGGAAACGCATTACGGCGCCGACGCCTCGGCACGCTATTCGATCCTGCGGTCGCTCGCGACGCTGGCCTACGATTGCCGCCGTTCCGAATTCTTCACCGGTCAACTCCTGGATGCCATCCGGATCGTCGGTCGCGGTGACCTGTCGCCGAGCCAAATGCGTGGCGGCTGGGCCGGCGAAATCGGCCAGACGCAGTTTCTGCCGACACCGTATGTTCGTTATGCCGTCGACTTCGACGGCAACGGTCATCGCGATCTCGTGCGCAGTGTGCCGGACATCCTGGCCTCGACCGCGAATTTCCTCGCAAGCCACGGCTGGCAGCGCGGAGGCTCATGGCAGCCCGGGTCGGCAAACTATGGCGTCATCGGCCAATGGAATAAGGCTGAAGTCTATCAGCGGACCATCGCCGCAATGGCGACGCAGCTTGCGGGCGGCGGTTGA
- a CDS encoding DUF2786 domain-containing protein: MTAAKREIIDKIRALRRMTVDKGATEAEAETALRMISKLMAKHQISETEAATPEAGAFERKDKPMRGVAPTLSRTHPTRFAACGIAAYTDTEIAFGWQRLIVVGAAHNIEIAEYLWEMLVSLIDTAWKARRAAMRARYETLASEAREGRRATIVARSVYEKRISKSAKSFKIGMAIRLGERLADMASARHRDVSAATGKDVARSTSTALAIALRQLCPDAKDPRKAKPILVIGDELARGGEAGSKANIHLGIAASTAGTRMIGGKA, translated from the coding sequence ATGACGGCCGCAAAGCGAGAAATTATCGACAAGATCAGGGCGCTTCGACGGATGACCGTCGATAAAGGTGCGACTGAAGCAGAAGCCGAAACCGCGCTTCGGATGATCTCGAAGCTGATGGCCAAACATCAGATATCGGAGACCGAAGCGGCTACGCCAGAAGCCGGTGCTTTTGAGCGCAAGGATAAGCCTATGCGCGGTGTTGCGCCGACGTTGTCGCGAACGCATCCGACGCGGTTCGCGGCTTGTGGAATCGCGGCCTATACGGACACCGAAATTGCGTTCGGCTGGCAACGCCTGATCGTGGTCGGCGCCGCGCACAATATAGAAATCGCGGAATATCTCTGGGAAATGCTGGTGTCGTTGATCGACACGGCTTGGAAGGCCAGACGCGCTGCAATGCGCGCTCGCTACGAGACGTTGGCTTCAGAGGCTCGCGAAGGCCGTCGGGCAACCATAGTTGCTCGATCCGTCTACGAGAAGCGCATCTCCAAATCGGCGAAAAGCTTCAAGATTGGAATGGCAATACGCCTGGGCGAACGCCTCGCAGACATGGCCAGCGCGAGGCATCGTGACGTTAGTGCTGCCACAGGTAAGGACGTTGCTCGTTCAACGTCGACCGCGCTCGCAATTGCGTTGCGTCAACTTTGCCCGGACGCGAAGGACCCGCGAAAAGCGAAACCCATTCTGGTGATTGGGGACGAGCTTGCGCGCGGAGGAGAGGCCGGATCGAAAGCTAACATTCATCTCGGTATTGCCGCGTCGACTGCAGGCACACGCATGATTGGGGGAAAGGCATGA
- a CDS encoding DEAD/DEAH box helicase, with translation MTAPLLAHNRTYGAIEWNGKGWAITSIEPHVAIRLKQVFARINKTAKPPFVLTGGPQLDADLKWFMDRYPLRISADDAERMGGRKMLFETQQTELGAILAPNWMPPASVGFRGNMRPYSYQVQAAELVRRTGRLLLMDEMGLGKTVSAIAAIVAPDYLPALVVPQTHLPGQWAEKIGEFTELRTHIVKRTTPYQLPPVDVVICPYSKLAGWIDYAETAGFKSVVFDEIQELRSGSTTAKGAAAQAFARLAQLVLGLSGTPIYNYGEEIWRICDFLEEGCLGDWWDFIREWCKPGPGGKWLVKDTEALGTFLRESHLALRRTRTDVGHERKFANTIIHTISYDEKPLEDRAAQMAQLARQVISGSFTERGQAAREFDMMMRHDTGVAKAKHVAAFVRFLLEAKQPVLLCGWHRDVYDIWMDELSEFNPVLYTGSESPRQKAKAVQMFMDGASNLLIMSLRSGAGLDGLQQRCRTIVFGELDWSGKVHEQCVARLDRPGQEHQVDAIYLVADGGSDPAVMGVIGLKNSQAAGIVDPLSEPKEQNSDGTRIRQLAELYLQGKSHLAAPPAKPEPVCVPEDQQASMF, from the coding sequence ATGACCGCCCCCCTGCTCGCGCACAACCGTACCTACGGCGCCATCGAGTGGAACGGCAAAGGCTGGGCCATCACGTCGATCGAGCCGCACGTCGCGATCCGTCTGAAACAGGTCTTCGCGCGCATCAACAAGACGGCGAAACCGCCGTTCGTGCTGACCGGCGGTCCGCAACTCGACGCCGACCTGAAATGGTTCATGGATCGCTATCCGCTGCGGATCTCCGCAGACGATGCCGAACGCATGGGCGGGCGAAAGATGCTGTTCGAAACGCAGCAGACTGAGCTTGGCGCCATCCTCGCTCCGAACTGGATGCCGCCGGCGTCGGTCGGCTTCCGCGGCAACATGCGGCCATACAGCTATCAGGTGCAGGCGGCCGAACTCGTGCGCCGCACCGGCCGCCTGCTGCTGATGGACGAGATGGGCCTGGGCAAGACGGTGTCGGCGATCGCCGCGATTGTCGCGCCGGACTATCTGCCCGCGCTCGTCGTTCCGCAAACGCACCTGCCTGGGCAGTGGGCTGAGAAGATCGGCGAGTTCACCGAGCTTCGCACGCACATCGTCAAGCGGACGACGCCGTATCAGCTGCCGCCCGTCGACGTCGTCATCTGCCCATATTCGAAGCTGGCGGGTTGGATCGACTACGCCGAGACCGCCGGCTTCAAGTCCGTCGTGTTCGACGAAATTCAAGAGCTACGCTCCGGATCGACGACGGCGAAAGGTGCGGCCGCGCAGGCCTTCGCGCGCCTGGCTCAACTCGTGCTCGGTCTCTCGGGCACGCCGATCTACAATTACGGCGAGGAAATCTGGCGCATCTGCGATTTTCTCGAGGAAGGCTGCCTCGGCGATTGGTGGGACTTCATTCGCGAGTGGTGCAAGCCCGGTCCGGGCGGCAAGTGGCTCGTCAAAGATACCGAGGCGCTGGGAACATTCCTCCGCGAGTCGCACCTGGCGCTTCGCCGGACGCGCACCGACGTCGGACACGAGCGCAAGTTCGCCAACACGATCATTCACACGATTTCGTATGACGAGAAGCCGCTCGAGGACCGCGCGGCGCAGATGGCGCAGCTTGCCCGGCAGGTGATCTCCGGTTCGTTCACTGAGCGCGGGCAAGCGGCGCGCGAATTCGACATGATGATGCGGCACGACACCGGCGTCGCGAAGGCGAAGCACGTCGCCGCGTTCGTCCGCTTCCTGCTCGAAGCGAAGCAGCCGGTGCTGCTCTGTGGCTGGCATCGCGACGTCTACGACATTTGGATGGACGAGCTTAGCGAGTTCAATCCGGTGCTCTACACCGGCTCGGAAAGCCCGCGCCAGAAGGCCAAAGCCGTCCAAATGTTCATGGATGGCGCATCGAACCTGCTGATCATGTCGCTACGTTCGGGCGCTGGGCTTGATGGACTGCAACAGCGCTGCCGCACGATCGTCTTCGGCGAACTCGATTGGTCGGGCAAGGTGCACGAGCAGTGCGTTGCGCGCCTCGATCGGCCGGGACAAGAGCATCAGGTCGACGCGATCTACCTCGTTGCCGACGGCGGCAGTGATCCCGCCGTCATGGGCGTCATCGGCCTGAAGAATTCGCAGGCCGCCGGCATCGTCGATCCGCTTTCGGAACCGAAAGAGCAGAACTCTGACGGCACGCGCATCCGTCAGCTTGCGGAGCTTTACCTGCAAGGCAAGAGCCATCTCGCGGCACCGCCAGCGAAACCCGAACCCGTATGCGTACCCGAAGACCAGCAAGCCAGCATGTTTTGA
- a CDS encoding ParA family protein — MPVVVSFVGQKGGVGKSTLARAFAAIAARGKLKVKLADLDVNQQTSVRWARTRSARGNGYPVEAEAYTTFEDVLANIKGFDLIIVDTPGHASPVTLEIARSSQVVILPTGASTDDLYPTVLLLYELEQMGIPKERLVVALCRLLEQREEHAARKYIETAGYEALVGSIPERSGYRSAHNLGQSITETSDQTLNRRARTLMESLLEKVMSQLQGSNTFQKREGNGSVA, encoded by the coding sequence ATGCCGGTCGTCGTATCGTTTGTGGGTCAGAAAGGCGGTGTGGGAAAAAGTACCCTCGCCCGGGCGTTCGCCGCCATCGCGGCACGCGGCAAACTGAAAGTGAAGCTTGCCGATCTCGATGTAAATCAGCAGACGTCGGTGCGCTGGGCCAGGACGCGCTCCGCGCGCGGGAACGGATATCCCGTCGAAGCGGAAGCCTACACGACATTTGAAGATGTCCTGGCGAACATCAAGGGCTTCGATCTCATCATCGTCGACACGCCCGGACACGCAAGTCCGGTAACGCTCGAGATCGCGCGGTCGTCGCAGGTCGTCATCCTGCCAACGGGAGCGAGCACGGATGATTTGTATCCGACCGTCCTGCTTCTTTACGAACTGGAACAGATGGGAATTCCGAAAGAGCGTCTCGTGGTTGCGCTCTGCCGCCTCCTCGAGCAGCGTGAGGAGCATGCGGCTCGAAAATATATCGAGACCGCAGGTTACGAAGCGTTGGTCGGATCGATACCGGAGCGATCCGGCTATCGTAGCGCGCACAATCTAGGTCAATCGATTACGGAGACGAGCGACCAGACATTGAATCGCCGCGCGCGCACGCTGATGGAAAGCCTGCTCGAAAAAGTGATGAGCCAGCTGCAGGGATCGAACACGTTTCAAAAACGGGAAGGCAACGGCAGCGTCGCCTGA